From the Comamonas odontotermitis genome, one window contains:
- a CDS encoding RHS repeat-associated core domain-containing protein, producing MGNTSVTRYDEKGRVVEILAPGETEGAGRRTVYDSNGWPIQSISPSGLIIETTYDERGRIQASKDPAGNVTRYEYGEDGTTQAGQLIATQYPTYKETYQYDQQGRQTTVTQHLGNNETRTQSQAYDALGQRVASTDPAGRATLTQYDAMGRNIQSTDPAGQSTKQGWNAHDQFISLTDANGNTHKFEYDKVGHPIKEIRPQGGTIKYAYNALGNLISRTDAGGNIRTYIYDSASLKVKEVIKFSDDRIDQKIDYFYDADGHLIKYEQNDRSGTLISGASYKIDIQGRVIESLIRYGKIDGFAEINLTIGQSFNVDGQLKSNLYSDGSSQRYKYINGYLSEVILPNESIIKYDDYQWMMPGSISAPGVVKRIIYDNLQQSIGFEIKNHNNKTLAKQFLQYDLMGNVVQTKSEIGQTDYYYDRMNRIVGIEPDDSLKNLGLPKENYDYDPLGNRIGSRHQLGVWSYNADNQLTRYPRSIPFGTVSVLDTEVSYIPQGHVQKEVNGQEKREYEYNAAERVIRFVKTLNNQTSPEVESSYKYDPFGRRIAKNIKNNKGETTTWFVYTENALVAEVNENGQITKAYGFNPQTGQQGLWSTDPLWQASVIDSSLSNINSQYHYLHTDHLGTPILATSIDGDVSWKAISEAFGATNILPESSILVNFRFPGQYYDNETDTSYNFHRDYNFNYGRYIQADPIGLRAGVSLYAYANSNPLNIIDSHGLQSFDRFNKCSKFRWGDYYNRVGGASSDVVGLNSIGLLDEFIKTPSVSSAMESTFSFYKNRLRQVLEGKCGSAQNYACLSDNKIVSETISVQEFDGDYAVADDGDCMEPIGRGKLYNKGTCSGSLTCNTGEYHGTCSLRFYIRDAYKNPWDYYSLAEKVGVNFNTGTPYKIHADWFKSKSW from the coding sequence ATGGGTAACACCTCCGTCACCCGCTATGATGAAAAAGGCCGGGTCGTGGAAATCCTCGCCCCAGGTGAAACCGAAGGCGCGGGCCGCAGAACGGTCTACGACAGCAACGGCTGGCCCATCCAGTCCATCAGCCCCAGCGGGCTCATCATCGAAACCACCTACGACGAAAGAGGCCGCATCCAGGCCAGCAAAGACCCGGCTGGCAACGTCACCCGCTATGAATACGGGGAGGACGGCACAACCCAGGCGGGCCAACTCATCGCCACCCAATACCCCACCTACAAAGAAACCTACCAGTACGACCAACAAGGCCGGCAAACTACAGTCACCCAGCACCTGGGAAACAATGAAACCCGCACGCAAAGCCAAGCTTACGATGCGCTGGGCCAGCGCGTAGCCAGCACCGACCCAGCTGGAAGAGCCACGCTCACCCAATACGATGCCATGGGGAGAAACATCCAGAGCACAGATCCGGCGGGGCAAAGCACCAAACAAGGCTGGAATGCGCATGACCAGTTCATCAGCCTGACCGATGCCAACGGCAACACCCACAAGTTTGAATACGACAAGGTGGGGCATCCCATCAAGGAAATTCGCCCTCAGGGCGGCACGATTAAATATGCCTACAATGCCCTAGGTAATCTGATTAGTAGAACTGATGCTGGTGGCAACATCCGCACATATATCTACGATAGTGCGAGCCTCAAAGTTAAGGAGGTAATAAAATTTTCTGATGATCGTATCGATCAAAAAATTGACTACTTTTATGATGCTGATGGTCATCTAATTAAATACGAACAAAATGACCGCAGTGGTACCTTGATTAGTGGTGCTAGTTATAAAATAGATATTCAAGGAAGAGTTATTGAGAGCCTTATCCGATATGGGAAAATTGATGGATTTGCCGAGATAAATTTGACTATTGGCCAGAGTTTTAATGTTGATGGACAATTGAAAAGCAATTTATATTCGGATGGCAGTAGTCAGCGCTATAAATATATTAATGGGTATTTGAGTGAAGTTATTCTTCCGAATGAAAGTATTATCAAATATGATGATTATCAATGGATGATGCCTGGAAGTATTAGTGCGCCAGGTGTTGTTAAGAGAATAATTTATGACAATCTGCAGCAATCTATTGGTTTTGAAATAAAAAATCATAACAATAAAACTTTGGCAAAGCAATTCCTTCAATATGATTTAATGGGGAATGTTGTTCAAACTAAATCTGAGATTGGTCAGACTGATTACTATTATGATCGCATGAATAGAATTGTAGGAATTGAACCGGATGATAGTTTGAAAAATCTAGGCCTGCCCAAAGAAAATTATGATTATGACCCATTGGGTAATCGCATAGGGAGCAGGCATCAGCTTGGTGTATGGAGCTACAATGCGGACAACCAACTTACTCGATACCCGCGATCTATTCCATTTGGTACGGTATCTGTTTTAGATACTGAAGTCAGCTATATCCCTCAGGGTCATGTGCAGAAGGAAGTAAATGGTCAAGAAAAAAGAGAATATGAATATAATGCCGCAGAACGCGTTATTAGGTTTGTGAAAACTTTGAATAATCAAACCTCTCCAGAGGTGGAGTCTAGTTATAAATATGATCCTTTTGGAAGGCGGATTGCAAAGAATATTAAAAATAATAAGGGTGAGACTACCACTTGGTTTGTCTATACCGAAAATGCACTTGTGGCAGAAGTTAATGAGAATGGTCAAATCACAAAGGCGTATGGATTTAATCCTCAGACGGGTCAGCAAGGACTGTGGAGCACCGATCCCCTGTGGCAGGCAAGTGTCATTGACAGTAGCTTGTCAAATATAAATAGTCAGTACCATTATCTGCACACAGATCACTTGGGGACGCCTATACTGGCAACATCTATTGATGGCGATGTAAGTTGGAAGGCCATTAGTGAAGCCTTTGGGGCGACGAACATTTTACCAGAGAGCAGCATTTTGGTAAATTTTAGATTTCCTGGACAGTATTACGATAACGAGACTGATACCTCATATAACTTTCATAGAGACTATAATTTTAATTATGGAAGATATATTCAAGCCGATCCGATTGGGCTTCGTGCAGGAGTCTCTCTTTATGCATACGCAAATTCAAATCCATTAAACATAATAGATTCACACGGTTTGCAGTCGTTTGATCGATTTAATAAATGCAGTAAATTTCGCTGGGGTGATTATTACAATAGAGTTGGGGGGGCCAGTTCTGATGTTGTTGGCTTAAATTCAATAGGATTATTAGATGAATTTATAAAAACGCCGTCTGTTAGTTCCGCAATGGAAAGTACTTTTTCTTTTTACAAAAACCGCCTTCGGCAAGTACTGGAAGGAAAGTGTGGAAGTGCACAAAATTACGCATGCCTAAGTGACAATAAGATTGTTAGTGAAACTATTAGTGTTCAGGAATTTGATGGCGACTATGCAGTAGCTGACGATGGCGATTGTATGGAGCCAATTGGAAGAGGGAAATTATATAATAAAGGGACTTGCTCTGGGAGTTTGACTTGTAACACCGGAGAGTATCATGGAACTTGCTCGCTGCGTTTTTATATTCGAGATGCATATAAAAATCCTTGGGATTATTATAGCTTGGCAGAGAAGGTGGGTGTTAACTTTAATACTGGGACGCCGTATAAAATTCATGCAGACTGGTTTAAATCTAAATCATGGTAG
- the glmS gene encoding glutamine--fructose-6-phosphate transaminase (isomerizing), whose amino-acid sequence MCGIVGAVSTRNIVPVLVQGLQRLEYRGYDSCGVAVHDASLEGNQGTGLHRARSTARVAELMEQVTKEHLQGATGIAHTRWATHGAPAVHNAHPHFSAGPGVGDSNAVGRVALVHNGIIENHEALRAALQAKGYEFLSQTDTEVISHLVDSHYNGDLFEAVQAAIKELRGAYAIAVMHKDEPHRVVGARAGSPLILGVGQSENFLASDAMALAGVTDQIVYLAEGDMVDLQIGRYWIVNHAGKTMEASERPVKTVHAHSGAVELGPYRHYMQKEIFEQPRAIAETLEGVVSVVPELFDGADGTAAWRVFKEIDNVLILACGTSYYSGCAAKYWIEGLAGIPCNVEVASEYRYRKSVPNPRSLVVTISQSGETADTLAALRHAQGLGMTHTLTICNVATSAMVRECKLAYITRAGVEIGVASTKAFTTQLAGLFLLTLALGQAKGKITESESDHYLEQMRHLPVALQAVLALEPQVVSWAEDFARKNNALFLGRGIHYPIALEGALKLKEISYIHAEAYPAGELKHGPLALVDSEMPVVTVAPNDELLEKLKSNMQEVRARGGVLYVLADANTDIENAPGIHVIRMPEHYGALSPILHVVPLQLLSYHTALARGTDVDKPRNLAKSVTVE is encoded by the coding sequence ATGTGTGGCATTGTTGGAGCCGTTTCTACGCGCAATATCGTCCCGGTGCTGGTGCAAGGCCTGCAGCGGCTGGAGTACCGGGGCTATGACTCATGTGGTGTGGCAGTGCACGATGCCAGCCTGGAAGGCAACCAGGGCACCGGTCTGCACCGTGCCCGCAGCACGGCCCGCGTGGCAGAACTGATGGAGCAGGTGACCAAGGAACACCTGCAGGGCGCCACCGGCATTGCCCACACGCGCTGGGCCACCCATGGTGCGCCAGCCGTGCACAATGCGCATCCGCACTTCAGCGCCGGCCCGGGCGTGGGCGACTCCAACGCTGTGGGTCGCGTGGCGCTGGTGCACAACGGCATCATCGAAAACCATGAAGCCCTGCGCGCTGCCTTGCAGGCCAAGGGTTATGAGTTTCTGAGCCAGACCGATACCGAGGTCATCTCGCACCTGGTGGACAGCCACTACAACGGCGATCTGTTCGAAGCCGTGCAGGCTGCCATCAAGGAATTGCGCGGAGCCTATGCCATTGCAGTGATGCACAAGGATGAGCCGCACCGTGTGGTGGGCGCGCGGGCGGGGTCGCCCCTGATTCTGGGGGTGGGGCAGAGCGAAAACTTTCTCGCCAGCGATGCCATGGCGCTGGCGGGCGTTACCGACCAGATCGTCTACCTCGCGGAAGGTGACATGGTCGACCTGCAGATCGGCCGCTACTGGATCGTGAACCATGCGGGCAAAACCATGGAGGCGAGCGAGCGCCCCGTCAAGACCGTGCATGCCCATAGTGGTGCGGTAGAACTGGGGCCCTACCGCCACTATATGCAGAAAGAAATCTTCGAGCAGCCGCGCGCCATTGCTGAAACCCTGGAAGGTGTGGTGAGCGTGGTGCCCGAGCTGTTTGATGGCGCGGACGGCACCGCCGCGTGGCGCGTGTTCAAGGAAATCGACAACGTCCTCATCCTGGCCTGCGGCACCAGCTATTACAGTGGCTGCGCAGCCAAGTACTGGATCGAAGGCCTGGCGGGCATTCCCTGCAATGTGGAAGTGGCCAGCGAATACCGCTATCGCAAAAGCGTGCCCAACCCCCGGTCGCTGGTCGTCACCATCAGCCAGTCGGGCGAAACCGCTGATACGCTGGCTGCGCTGCGCCATGCACAAGGCCTGGGCATGACCCATACCTTGACCATCTGCAACGTGGCGACCAGCGCCATGGTGCGCGAATGCAAGCTTGCCTACATCACCCGGGCAGGCGTGGAGATTGGCGTTGCCTCGACCAAGGCCTTCACCACGCAATTGGCAGGCCTGTTCCTGCTGACCCTGGCGCTGGGCCAGGCCAAGGGCAAGATCACCGAGAGCGAGTCCGACCATTACCTGGAGCAGATGCGCCATTTGCCGGTGGCGCTGCAGGCCGTGCTGGCGCTGGAGCCACAGGTGGTGAGCTGGGCCGAAGACTTTGCGCGCAAGAACAACGCGCTCTTCCTGGGGCGTGGCATCCACTACCCGATTGCACTGGAAGGCGCACTCAAGCTCAAGGAAATCAGCTACATCCACGCCGAAGCCTACCCGGCTGGCGAGCTGAAACACGGCCCCCTGGCGCTGGTGGACAGCGAAATGCCGGTGGTGACCGTCGCCCCGAATGACGAATTGCTGGAAAAGCTCAAGAGCAACATGCAGGAAGTGCGCGCGCGGGGCGGGGTGCTTTATGTGCTGGCTGATGCCAACACCGACATCGAAAACGCCCCGGGCATTCATGTGATCCGCATGCCCGAGCACTATGGCGCGCTCAGCCCCATTCTGCATGTGGTGCCGCTGCAATTGCTCTCGTACCACACGGCCCTGGCTCGCGGCACGGATGTGGACAAGCCGAGAAACCTGGCCAAGAGTGTGACGGTGGAGTGA
- a CDS encoding VRR-NUC domain-containing protein — MLPPHRFYYLHNFQRALDWIGERYADLLDVREQAFLAGFSGLPQPSQALLVRMLMRRGPWFRADKLVYEEIPDVRAAAGPLLAQGWIDADAAMALDELFALHTKPELLQILNDFGLQRSLGKREMLQILQQTEPEAKPYAAWFPAAPHAAWRVAISDLAERLRLMFFGNLHQDWSEFVLADLGIFQYESVAFDAQSRAFQSRADVDGYLALQQLRQLLDESGDAAAVLAAIDDGRGEDCWRNPWLERRRAKLLLRVGQACERAQDWALASEAYARCNYPGARHRRIRVLERQALFGDALALARTAQAAPESDEESQRIARMLPRLLRSLGEARPGRRAHLQPEVAQMRIDVELEAPRPPTAVEYALRDHWQSGAAPVFYVENALINSLFGLLCWPAIFAPLPGAFFHPFQTGPADLGAPDFAARRAALFDECLALLDGDGWREVILQRFDAKAGTQSPFVFWGTLTPELLALALACIPAAHLKLLFARLLCNVKGNRSGFPDLVRFWPAEQRYELVEVKGPGDKLQDNQIRWLEYCAAHGIAVRVCHVRWRDGETLSRDAPDEPSVDTSGGGTA, encoded by the coding sequence ATGCTGCCGCCCCACCGTTTCTACTACCTGCACAACTTTCAGCGTGCGCTCGACTGGATTGGCGAGCGCTATGCGGATTTGCTGGATGTGCGTGAGCAGGCGTTTCTGGCCGGTTTTTCCGGGCTGCCGCAGCCGTCGCAGGCGCTGCTGGTGCGCATGCTGATGCGGCGGGGACCGTGGTTTCGGGCGGACAAGCTGGTGTACGAGGAAATCCCCGATGTTCGGGCGGCCGCAGGCCCGTTGCTCGCGCAAGGCTGGATCGATGCGGATGCCGCCATGGCGCTGGACGAGCTGTTTGCGCTGCACACCAAGCCAGAGTTGCTGCAGATACTGAATGATTTTGGGCTGCAGCGCTCGCTGGGTAAGCGCGAAATGCTTCAAATTTTGCAGCAGACCGAACCAGAGGCGAAGCCCTACGCGGCATGGTTTCCTGCTGCTCCGCATGCGGCATGGCGCGTGGCGATCAGCGATCTGGCCGAGCGGCTGCGGCTGATGTTCTTTGGCAATCTTCACCAGGATTGGTCGGAGTTTGTGTTGGCCGATCTGGGCATCTTCCAATACGAATCGGTGGCGTTCGATGCGCAGTCGCGGGCTTTCCAATCGCGTGCCGACGTGGATGGGTATCTGGCCCTGCAGCAGCTGCGCCAGTTGCTGGACGAGAGCGGGGATGCGGCGGCAGTGCTGGCGGCCATTGACGATGGCCGTGGCGAAGACTGCTGGCGCAACCCCTGGCTGGAGCGGCGCCGCGCCAAGCTGCTGCTGCGCGTGGGCCAGGCCTGTGAGCGTGCGCAGGATTGGGCGCTTGCCAGCGAGGCGTATGCGCGGTGCAACTACCCGGGCGCGCGCCACCGGCGCATTCGGGTGTTGGAGCGGCAGGCGCTTTTTGGCGATGCGCTTGCTCTGGCGCGGACGGCGCAGGCTGCGCCGGAGAGCGACGAGGAAAGCCAGCGCATTGCGCGCATGTTGCCGCGCCTGCTGCGCAGCCTGGGCGAGGCCCGTCCTGGCCGCCGCGCCCATCTGCAGCCCGAGGTGGCGCAGATGCGCATCGATGTGGAGCTGGAGGCGCCACGGCCGCCCACAGCTGTGGAATACGCACTGCGTGACCACTGGCAGAGCGGTGCGGCGCCGGTGTTCTATGTGGAGAACGCGCTCATCAACTCGCTGTTTGGCCTGCTGTGCTGGCCAGCCATTTTTGCGCCGCTGCCAGGGGCATTTTTCCACCCTTTCCAAACCGGCCCGGCAGACCTGGGCGCGCCTGATTTTGCAGCGCGCAGAGCAGCGCTGTTTGATGAATGCCTGGCGCTGCTCGATGGCGATGGCTGGCGCGAGGTGATTCTGCAGCGGTTTGACGCCAAGGCGGGCACGCAGTCGCCCTTTGTGTTCTGGGGCACGCTGACGCCCGAGTTGCTGGCGCTGGCGCTGGCCTGCATTCCTGCGGCGCATCTGAAGCTGCTGTTTGCGCGGCTGCTGTGCAATGTGAAGGGCAACCGCAGCGGCTTTCCCGATCTGGTGCGCTTCTGGCCCGCAGAGCAGCGCTACGAGCTGGTAGAGGTGAAAGGCCCGGGCGACAAGCTGCAGGACAACCAGATCCGCTGGCTGGAATACTGCGCCGCGCATGGCATTGCGGTGCGCGTGTGCCATGTGCGCTGGCGCGATGGGGAGACGCTCTCTCGGGACGCGCCAGACGAGCCCAGCGTGGACACATCGGGTGGAGGCACTGCGTGA
- a CDS encoding ATP-dependent DNA helicase: MSYAVAVRALCEFTARAGDLDLRFTPAPTALEGTEGHGIVRARRNQGYEAEISLSGQWEDLLVRGRADGFDPDAQQLEEIKTYRGQLERVPANHRALHWAQAKVYAHLLCQARGLPQIRVALVYFNIGTQQEAVLAETWDAAPLQQFFEGLCQRFLAWARSEAAHRSARDTALATLRFPFAQFRAGQRELSVAVYRTASTGEAGACLMAQAPTGIGKTLGTVFPMLKACATQGLDKLFFLTAKGTGHGLALQALATVNAQLRSQGEAVQLRVVDLQARDKSCEHPDKACHGDSCPLARGFYDRLADARAQAFAHHSALEPAQVRQVALAHQICPYYLTQELARWSDVVVGDYNYFFDSAAMLYALTQVNQWKVGVLVDEAHNLLERARRMYTAELPQWALVAARASAAGAVKKALDGLQRQWAAINQAQEQDYEVHESVPSGLLGALQRVVGAIADAQGDSPLLPGDAVLDFYLAALQWLALAEQFGPHALFDVSRHASGQAAMARTAGRRKPLSTLCIRNVVPAPHLAPRYAAAQAVVLFSGTLSPSQFYQDLLGLPQASRCVDVPAPFDAAQLQVRVAGHISTRFKDRERSLAPIADLVAAQYARLPGNYLCFFSSFDYLQRVAACMLERHPHLPLWQQTAAMDDASRTAFLDRFVEDGQGIGFAVLGGAFSEGVDLPGKRLIGAFVATLGLPQVNPINEHMMQAMAGRFGAARAYDYTYFYPGLRKVVQAAGRVIRTEQDRGVVVLIDDRYRRAQVRALLPAWWHVEGR, from the coding sequence GTGAGCTACGCCGTTGCCGTGCGCGCGTTGTGCGAGTTCACGGCCCGCGCGGGCGATCTGGACTTGCGCTTCACCCCTGCGCCCACGGCTCTCGAAGGCACGGAAGGCCACGGCATCGTGCGCGCACGGCGCAACCAGGGGTACGAGGCGGAAATCAGCCTGTCCGGCCAGTGGGAGGATCTGCTGGTGCGAGGCCGGGCCGACGGGTTTGACCCGGATGCGCAGCAGCTGGAGGAAATCAAGACCTACCGTGGCCAGCTGGAACGGGTACCCGCCAACCACCGCGCGCTGCACTGGGCGCAGGCCAAGGTGTATGCGCACCTGCTGTGCCAGGCGCGTGGCTTGCCGCAGATACGGGTGGCGCTGGTGTATTTCAACATCGGCACGCAGCAGGAGGCAGTGTTGGCCGAAACCTGGGACGCCGCGCCGCTGCAGCAGTTTTTTGAAGGGCTTTGTCAGCGCTTTCTGGCCTGGGCGCGCAGCGAAGCGGCGCACCGCAGCGCACGCGATACGGCGCTGGCGACGCTGCGGTTTCCGTTTGCGCAGTTCCGCGCCGGGCAGCGCGAGCTGTCGGTGGCGGTGTACCGCACAGCCAGCACCGGCGAGGCGGGCGCCTGCCTGATGGCGCAGGCCCCCACAGGCATCGGCAAAACGCTGGGCACGGTGTTTCCCATGCTCAAGGCCTGTGCCACACAGGGGCTGGACAAGCTGTTCTTTCTGACGGCCAAGGGCACCGGCCATGGGCTGGCGCTGCAGGCGCTCGCCACAGTCAACGCACAGCTGCGCAGCCAGGGCGAGGCCGTGCAGCTGCGGGTGGTGGATTTGCAGGCGCGCGACAAAAGCTGCGAGCACCCGGACAAGGCCTGCCATGGCGACTCCTGCCCGCTGGCCCGTGGTTTTTACGACCGGCTGGCGGATGCGCGCGCCCAGGCGTTTGCCCACCACAGCGCGTTGGAGCCTGCGCAGGTACGGCAGGTGGCGTTGGCGCACCAGATCTGTCCCTACTATCTGACGCAGGAGCTGGCGCGGTGGAGCGACGTGGTGGTGGGCGATTACAACTACTTTTTCGACAGCGCGGCCATGCTGTATGCGTTGACGCAAGTCAACCAGTGGAAGGTGGGCGTGCTGGTGGACGAGGCGCACAACCTGCTCGAACGCGCTCGCCGCATGTACACCGCCGAGCTGCCGCAGTGGGCGCTGGTGGCCGCGCGTGCATCGGCTGCGGGCGCGGTCAAAAAGGCGCTCGATGGCCTGCAGCGCCAATGGGCCGCCATCAACCAGGCGCAGGAGCAGGATTACGAGGTGCATGAGAGCGTGCCCTCCGGCTTGCTGGGCGCCCTGCAGCGCGTGGTGGGCGCGATTGCCGATGCCCAGGGCGACAGCCCGCTGCTACCGGGTGACGCGGTGCTGGATTTTTACCTGGCAGCGCTGCAGTGGCTGGCGCTGGCCGAGCAGTTTGGTCCCCATGCGCTGTTTGATGTGAGCCGGCATGCCAGCGGGCAGGCTGCCATGGCCCGCACAGCAGGGCGCAGAAAGCCGCTGTCCACCCTGTGCATTCGCAATGTGGTGCCTGCACCGCACCTGGCGCCCCGCTATGCGGCAGCGCAGGCCGTGGTGCTGTTTTCGGGCACGCTCAGCCCGTCGCAGTTCTACCAGGATCTGCTGGGGCTGCCGCAGGCCTCGCGTTGCGTCGATGTGCCTGCGCCATTTGATGCGGCGCAGTTGCAGGTGCGGGTGGCGGGCCATATCTCCACCCGTTTCAAGGACCGCGAGCGGTCGCTGGCGCCAATTGCTGATCTGGTGGCAGCGCAGTACGCCCGCCTGCCGGGCAACTACCTGTGCTTCTTCAGCAGCTTTGACTACCTGCAGCGCGTGGCGGCCTGCATGCTGGAGCGACACCCCCACCTGCCCCTGTGGCAGCAGACGGCGGCAATGGACGATGCCAGCCGCACGGCCTTTCTCGACCGTTTTGTGGAAGACGGGCAGGGCATTGGCTTTGCCGTGCTGGGCGGCGCGTTTTCCGAAGGGGTGGATTTGCCGGGCAAGCGCCTGATTGGCGCCTTTGTGGCAACCCTGGGCTTGCCGCAGGTCAACCCCATCAACGAACACATGATGCAGGCCATGGCAGGGCGGTTTGGCGCCGCCCGGGCCTACGACTACACCTATTTCTATCCGGGCCTGCGCAAGGTGGTGCAGGCCGCAGGCCGGGTGATCCGCACCGAGCAGGACCGGGGTGTGGTGGTGCTGATCGACGACCGTTACCGGCGCGCCCAGGTGCGTGCCTTGCTGCCAGCCTGGTGGCACGTAGAGGGTCGTTAG
- a CDS encoding IS3 family transposase, with protein sequence MYSYEDRIRAVELYIKLGKRVRPTIRQLGYPTKNSLKGWYNEYQLKLDLSAGYAGREPKFSQAQKAAAIEHYLTHDRCIAATMRALGYPGRGTLTKWVREAFPEARRALVSSVGQRRYPESLKQAGVMELCTRQQSAQTVADKFGVCRPTLYNWKNQLLGREAPASMKHTDQSPQEREREELERQVEILRREVRQLRLEQDLLNKANELLKKGLGVDLQLLSNREKTLLIDALKEHYRLPELLAQLGLARSSYFYHRSRTVVGDKYLVVRQSLTEIFESNHRCYGYRRLQASLAREQGPISEKVVQRLMKQENLVVAKPKRRRFASYLGEISPAPDNIINRDFQAATPNEKWLTDITEFQIPAGKVYLSPIIDCFDGMVVSWTIGTSPDAELVNSMLDAAIETVADTSDRPVVHSDRGGHYRWPGWLSRMSEANLTRSMSRKACSPDNAACEGFFGRLKNELFYPRDWKGTTIEQFIEVVDSYIRWYNEKRIKISLGSLSPVEYRASLGLAA encoded by the coding sequence ATGTATTCCTACGAAGATCGAATCCGAGCCGTTGAGCTCTACATCAAGCTGGGCAAGCGCGTCAGGCCCACCATCCGGCAGCTGGGCTATCCGACGAAGAATTCTTTGAAGGGTTGGTACAACGAGTACCAACTCAAGCTCGACTTGTCCGCTGGCTACGCAGGCCGTGAACCGAAGTTCTCGCAGGCGCAGAAGGCCGCAGCCATCGAGCACTACCTCACCCATGACCGATGCATCGCGGCCACCATGAGGGCGCTGGGCTACCCCGGTCGTGGAACGCTTACCAAATGGGTGCGTGAGGCATTCCCTGAGGCCAGAAGGGCTCTGGTTAGCAGTGTGGGTCAACGAAGGTATCCCGAGAGCTTGAAGCAAGCGGGAGTCATGGAGCTTTGCACTCGGCAGCAAAGTGCGCAAACAGTGGCTGATAAGTTCGGCGTATGCCGGCCAACGTTGTACAACTGGAAGAACCAGCTGCTGGGACGTGAGGCACCCGCATCAATGAAACACACCGATCAATCACCGCAGGAGCGAGAGCGCGAAGAACTCGAGCGCCAGGTTGAGATACTGCGCCGCGAAGTCAGGCAACTGCGCCTTGAGCAGGACCTCTTGAACAAGGCCAATGAACTGTTAAAAAAAGGTCTGGGCGTCGATCTGCAGCTCCTGTCCAACCGGGAGAAGACACTGCTGATTGACGCCCTCAAGGAGCACTACCGCCTGCCAGAGCTCCTCGCACAGTTGGGTCTTGCACGCAGCTCGTACTTCTACCATCGGTCCCGCACAGTGGTCGGCGACAAGTACCTTGTGGTGCGCCAGTCCCTTACCGAGATCTTTGAGTCCAACCACCGCTGCTACGGCTACCGCAGGCTGCAAGCCTCTCTGGCCAGAGAGCAAGGCCCGATCTCCGAGAAAGTGGTGCAGCGGCTGATGAAGCAAGAGAATCTGGTCGTCGCAAAGCCCAAGCGGCGCAGGTTCGCGTCCTACCTCGGCGAGATCAGCCCGGCACCAGATAACATCATCAACCGTGACTTCCAGGCGGCCACCCCAAATGAAAAGTGGCTCACGGACATTACAGAATTCCAGATCCCAGCAGGCAAGGTGTACCTGTCACCCATCATCGATTGCTTCGACGGCATGGTGGTGAGCTGGACCATTGGAACGAGCCCGGACGCAGAGCTGGTCAACTCAATGCTGGATGCAGCTATTGAGACAGTGGCAGACACAAGCGATCGTCCAGTGGTCCACTCTGATCGTGGTGGCCACTACCGTTGGCCAGGCTGGCTCTCTAGGATGAGCGAGGCGAACCTCACCCGCTCGATGTCTCGCAAGGCCTGCTCTCCTGACAACGCGGCTTGCGAAGGCTTCTTCGGCCGCCTCAAGAACGAGTTGTTCTATCCTCGGGACTGGAAGGGCACGACCATCGAGCAGTTCATTGAGGTGGTCGACTCGTACATCCGCTGGTACAACGAGAAGCGGATCAAGATATCCCTTGGCTCTCTCAGCCCTGTTGAATACCGGGCGAGCCTTGGACTTGCGGCGTAA
- a CDS encoding Lrp/AsnC family transcriptional regulator: protein MNELELDIIDLQLLDALQHDASISNQALAEKVHVSPPTCLRRIKRLRELGLIETQVALLSSDALARLQGFGLTVLVEVSLERQGAEALDAFEALVVASDHVQQCWRVSPGPDFVLVVYAHDMPAYLAMAQRLFTSQANVRNVKAYFATKRSKFVTRIPIQKGPHLTHVQ, encoded by the coding sequence TTGAATGAATTAGAACTCGACATCATCGATCTGCAATTGCTGGACGCCTTGCAACACGATGCCTCCATCAGCAACCAGGCTCTGGCGGAAAAAGTGCATGTCTCGCCGCCCACATGCCTGCGCCGCATCAAACGTCTGCGCGAGCTGGGCTTGATCGAGACACAGGTCGCCCTGCTCTCCAGTGATGCGCTGGCACGGCTGCAGGGCTTTGGCCTGACCGTGCTGGTGGAAGTCAGCCTGGAGCGGCAAGGAGCCGAGGCGCTGGATGCATTTGAAGCCCTGGTGGTGGCAAGCGACCACGTACAGCAATGCTGGCGCGTGAGCCCGGGACCGGATTTCGTGCTGGTAGTCTATGCGCACGACATGCCCGCCTATCTGGCCATGGCACAAAGGCTTTTCACATCGCAGGCCAATGTGCGCAATGTCAAAGCCTATTTCGCGACCAAGCGCAGCAAATTTGTAACACGCATCCCCATTCAGAAAGGTCCTCATCTCACCCATGTACAGTAA